One Halovivax ruber XH-70 genomic region harbors:
- a CDS encoding SPFH domain-containing protein, with the protein MILPGFVPVRPLLANGPTMLLGIGALALLVVVVTLWQSVRFVDAYDREALTVFGEYRGLLEPGLNIIPPFVSRTYRFDMRTQTIDVPHQEAITRDNSPVTADAVVYIRVMDAKRAFLEVDDYMPAVSNLAQTTLRAVLGDMELDDTLSRREMINNRIREELDEPTDEWGIRVESVEVREVTPSKDVKGAMEKQTSAERTRRAMILEAQGERRSAVERAEGDKQSDIIRAQGEKQSQILEAQGDAISTVLRAKSAESMGERAVIDKGMETLSEIGQGESTTFVLPQELSSLVGRYGKHLTGSDVATDDGTLDSLEFDEETRELIGLDDIAEMIGEIDAEAEMDVEAMEEQAKAIKEGQDIGMDDSAGMGESVGTDESAGTDVPPEPSDSE; encoded by the coding sequence ATGATACTACCCGGGTTCGTGCCGGTCAGACCACTGCTCGCGAACGGCCCGACGATGCTTTTGGGCATCGGTGCGCTCGCGCTCCTCGTAGTCGTCGTTACGCTCTGGCAGTCCGTCCGATTCGTCGACGCCTACGATCGCGAGGCGCTGACCGTCTTCGGCGAGTACCGCGGGCTGCTCGAACCGGGGCTCAACATCATTCCGCCGTTCGTCTCGCGGACCTACCGCTTCGACATGCGGACCCAGACCATCGACGTCCCACACCAGGAGGCGATCACGCGGGACAACTCGCCGGTCACCGCCGACGCGGTCGTCTACATCCGGGTCATGGATGCCAAGCGGGCGTTCCTCGAGGTCGACGACTACATGCCGGCAGTGTCGAACCTCGCCCAGACGACGCTCCGAGCCGTGCTGGGCGACATGGAACTCGACGACACGCTCTCTCGCCGAGAGATGATCAACAATCGCATTCGCGAGGAGTTGGACGAGCCCACCGACGAGTGGGGGATCCGCGTCGAGAGCGTCGAGGTCCGCGAGGTCACGCCCTCGAAGGACGTCAAGGGAGCGATGGAGAAACAGACCTCCGCGGAGCGCACCCGCCGCGCCATGATTCTCGAGGCCCAGGGTGAACGCCGGAGCGCGGTCGAACGAGCGGAGGGTGACAAACAGAGCGACATCATCCGCGCGCAGGGTGAAAAGCAGAGCCAGATCCTGGAGGCGCAGGGTGACGCGATCTCGACCGTCCTTCGGGCCAAATCCGCTGAATCGATGGGTGAACGGGCGGTCATCGACAAGGGGATGGAGACGCTCTCGGAGATCGGCCAGGGCGAGTCCACGACGTTCGTCCTCCCGCAGGAACTGTCCTCGCTCGTCGGTCGCTACGGCAAGCACCTGACCGGCAGCGACGTCGCCACGGACGACGGCACGCTCGACAGTCTGGAGTTCGACGAAGAGACCCGCGAACTGATCGGCCTCGACGACATCGCCGAGATGATCGGCGAGATCGACGCGGAGGCCGAAATGGACGTCGAAGCGATGGAAGAGCAGGCCAAGGCGATCAAGGAGGGCCAGGACATCGGGATGGACGATTCAGCCGGAATGGGCGAGTCTGTCGGAACGGACGAATCAGCCGGAACGGATGTCCCGCCCGAACCGTCGGATTCGGAGTGA
- a CDS encoding outer membrane protein assembly factor BamB family protein yields the protein MGTESTEGWRRYRPEAGAWTRVPAIAVAVLTVVLLVASLALVGWGTTGGAVADGDDGDGGLEIFDATSLESAAQPAAADVDPPTARWTYPTGDDVRSSPTIVDGTVYVGSHDGNVYAVDVDNGSLEWQFETGDAVDSSPAVADGTVYVGSQDNSVYAIDAEDGTEVWNASTWASVRSSPTVVDGTVYVGSYENASREHDATVYALDAETGEVEWKFFGEASVRSSPAVAGGLVFVGDLSDYGEANVIALDADDGSVAWSRTVDGQVQSSATVVDGTVYVGSFDRVSGSHEHALYAFDTDTGAERWSFGTDGGIPGSPTVAGDVVYVGTMDRTVHAVRTNDGTEVWNYTVGRLNTGEFRSSPTVAGDAVFVGSYDNNLYALDVEDGSERWSFETGHQIRSSPTVVDGTVYVGSRDGRLYAIGAGVGTSLDSRVLAGTLGHHDRDLLPSFTNEPVEPETNEETTFDASLSTAVDGEVATYQWDLTGDGSVDETTSDPVLTHAYDAPGEYKVTLEVVDDAESTASVTKPILVSERGDLAGVVRNESDGEPIADVEVTAIDDGDVIGETTTGADGTYALELRAGTHRVEFATDEYEGDHAPIHEHGVVVEGDVTTTLDVDMLPWGDGSADSPHAITTVDVLQTVASEIRVSGGYSRWDHYVLGDDIVAVETEHWNGGAGFEPIGASDVTFRGAFDGAGHEISNLTIDRPEKDDVGLFGSLEDGEVRNLTISDASVAGGDDVGLIGSVDGGNVTGLTVDGATVSGDYRVGLVGSVDGGNVTDLAISDVAVDGTADLGLVATVTGGTVADVEADSVSVSGDGSTVGGAVGVLDDRSTLRNATLTSSVTAQGYSSTVGGVVAGAYDNSSIEGVDADVDVTVAGDGYDVGGIVGYLGTSELADSTVEGSVDSWTGWWAGGAAGRVAANASVSDTHADVDVSGGDRVGGSVGQLVDSTLETSSVAGDVTGDRWVGGMAGAQYGGSLADSYAVAGVVGDEYVGGLTGLLEESDPDRPAPTLETSYAAGLVDGGDAETTGGLIGNAQAGTATDAYWDVEATTQAAAIGANEATTSGLVGLETDEMRGEDADEAMSALDFEERWETTESYPTLRSHGGVPSPVPSLSGTVTDADTGDPVAGATIAVIDTETDATVAQAETDAVGSYEVHGLDSGSYVVVVSADEYETRGVDSVEVEAGEETTEGVELDPVLFFVEIQSTNELVVEGETVDVAVSVEYVGDGPANETVELRGPNDELLASETVAFDDDGLQTVAFEWETDGDDVGTHVLRVEASADADDVDVTVEAFTQATFELTLDSTNSPVTANETVEVETTVENVGDESGTETVELRDADDEMLASETVDLDAGESEPVTLEWETGPDDVGQYYFTAVTADDAETVPVAVEADDLGIVFWPTKPEPHETVTFYASDAANPTWEFGDGTTAQGSFVFHEYEWPWGTRSVTVTDVDGTEEQFDVPVRPPTLEWDPQPMASTSIDREYGGVPLSGVEWEETFTARLLSMDTVGAEAVDVEEFVFELGDETQTKLPQSDGLAQEASATFDLGDLDGDEVLTVTAVTADGGEWEMTELVSVLETPEWLEDPLEDAEIDRAEGTITTMVAPKTVLDETTTVEGLPTSDTTFILFSEPIATFTYDADAVAGTATFDGEAGASLSPFIDTGSKADVVSEVTFDSDLAVESSSLSVDGEMYNVPGPGVGFSVPWVGEVGVGSTLDSRHLLEADFGDELFDEAGEPDVEEGSMGAGFTLSIDAILDILGCGVHTGGSGSIDGKGDFGEQVDGTNFRGEGTLSAELGVFCGPLEWSDGPTFGPATWGGGLDDGLTLAMGAEAVEDPEWAFASKYGERPFADEDDTVSTAAGAGAIGTADGVERLTDRDLADTQPTIAVDGNDLVTVWSAQDGDKNVSDGRDLHYQRYDGSEEQWSDVASLTDDLTSDERPSLAATDEGVLAVWSTWNESVDEGEIQSPGDLFPRHEIAFAIDDGDGWSEPAILTDTDGMQTAPSVVGIEDRWLLAWEAVGLVDENVSGVDVRYVTVDASGEAGDVESIEDATLPALGVAPGGDGDAVTLAYATVDEGPTADPFAGESRTGAVVTERVAADGGREELHRHDAGNATSIATDAGRTVWVDGALDPTLHESEASGTTGDLDLRSDVHDVSELSLATAGDDTVLSYRAMTDGESAHDLVYRLDRGDGWIHDREHVAVGEANHTAWLADVTPAADGEGFYAAYAVQKLDMDAVNDVFVAEHEFRPAFDLTATATEAPAGEASTVAYDLRNVGDVATTEGVTVAISNATGVVAEVDHDSLEAGETVSGEVVLSVDASGTFDLHVDHGETVHDGVEEVSVVAATPSLSIESIVGERIDAATVTISAVVQNDGGAAAVDVPVSFDTGTETIAETTVERIEPLENATASVTVDTAALNRTVADSVRLDPHGSLGAATIEQSERSAWFLRPDLAVGAVEYAADGDSLTANVSVANRGDLAAEATVRIVDDAGAVVGEAPASIAHATEESPTFAVVPVELDEIELGTPVTIVAEGDVPDADASSNGLSDEIGPVYDADRPTFDVTITNVREPDASGDDLAVDVAVENRGQTADSQSVTLFVDDEPVDESDVDLEPGFVTTENLAMGMDEGDRLGMKLYVESQTNHDARTINVGSLSDDSGGIPSLPPAPSPDPAQFEITEIDAPTEVETGDVVTVTATVQNTGEESGTTTVALDLDGQPIDERVLELEGTDRVTLQFEIPKAELTVGEYDVRVDVGDDAVTTTVTVTDPDDAADRSPATDRSPTTDGTDTDPTDDEAPGNGESDESGDDAIPGFGILVALGVLVAVASVSLRRPRT from the coding sequence ATGGGGACGGAGTCTACAGAGGGGTGGCGGAGATATCGACCGGAAGCGGGCGCGTGGACTCGCGTCCCCGCGATCGCCGTCGCCGTACTGACGGTTGTCCTGCTCGTCGCATCGCTGGCTCTCGTCGGTTGGGGGACGACGGGCGGGGCGGTGGCTGACGGAGACGACGGCGACGGAGGACTCGAGATTTTCGACGCCACGTCGCTCGAGTCGGCCGCCCAGCCCGCGGCAGCCGACGTAGATCCGCCGACGGCCCGCTGGACGTATCCCACCGGCGATGACGTTCGCTCTTCGCCGACGATCGTCGACGGGACGGTTTACGTGGGGAGCCACGATGGCAACGTGTACGCGGTCGACGTCGACAATGGCTCCCTCGAGTGGCAGTTCGAAACCGGCGACGCCGTGGATTCGTCGCCGGCGGTCGCCGACGGAACGGTGTACGTGGGAAGTCAGGATAATTCGGTCTACGCCATCGACGCCGAGGACGGCACTGAGGTGTGGAACGCATCCACTTGGGCGAGCGTTCGGTCGTCGCCGACGGTAGTCGACGGCACCGTTTACGTCGGGAGCTACGAGAACGCCTCCAGGGAGCACGACGCGACCGTCTACGCGCTGGACGCCGAGACCGGCGAGGTGGAGTGGAAGTTCTTCGGGGAGGCCTCGGTCCGGTCCTCGCCGGCGGTCGCGGGCGGGCTGGTCTTCGTCGGCGACCTTTCCGATTACGGGGAGGCGAACGTCATCGCCCTCGACGCGGATGATGGATCCGTGGCGTGGAGCAGAACCGTCGATGGACAGGTTCAGTCGTCTGCGACGGTCGTCGACGGGACGGTGTACGTAGGGAGCTTCGACAGGGTTAGCGGAAGCCACGAGCACGCGCTATACGCGTTTGACACGGACACCGGTGCCGAACGGTGGTCGTTCGGAACCGATGGCGGGATTCCCGGGTCGCCGACCGTCGCCGGCGACGTCGTCTACGTCGGGACCATGGACAGAACCGTCCACGCGGTTCGAACGAACGACGGGACCGAGGTGTGGAACTACACGGTCGGCCGGCTGAACACGGGCGAGTTCCGGTCCTCGCCGACGGTCGCCGGCGACGCGGTGTTCGTCGGGAGCTACGACAACAACCTCTACGCGCTCGACGTCGAGGACGGCTCGGAGCGCTGGTCGTTCGAGACGGGACACCAGATCCGGAGTTCGCCGACGGTCGTCGACGGGACCGTCTACGTCGGCAGCCGCGACGGCAGACTCTACGCGATCGGCGCGGGCGTCGGCACCAGCCTCGACTCCCGCGTACTGGCGGGCACCCTCGGACACCACGACCGCGACCTGCTCCCCTCGTTCACCAACGAGCCGGTAGAACCCGAGACAAACGAGGAGACGACGTTCGACGCCTCACTCTCGACAGCGGTCGACGGCGAGGTTGCGACCTACCAGTGGGACTTGACGGGTGACGGGAGCGTCGACGAGACGACGAGCGACCCCGTACTCACCCACGCGTACGACGCGCCGGGCGAGTACAAGGTGACCCTCGAGGTCGTCGACGACGCCGAGTCGACCGCGTCGGTGACGAAGCCGATACTGGTGAGCGAGCGCGGCGACCTGGCCGGCGTCGTCAGGAACGAGAGCGACGGCGAACCGATCGCGGACGTCGAGGTGACGGCGATCGACGACGGGGACGTCATCGGGGAGACGACGACCGGCGCCGACGGTACGTACGCGCTCGAACTTCGGGCCGGCACCCACCGGGTCGAGTTCGCCACCGACGAGTACGAGGGCGATCACGCGCCGATCCACGAGCACGGCGTCGTCGTCGAGGGCGACGTCACGACCACGCTCGACGTCGATATGCTGCCCTGGGGGGACGGCTCGGCCGACTCACCCCACGCTATCACGACGGTCGACGTGCTCCAGACGGTAGCGTCCGAGATACGCGTAAGCGGCGGCTACAGCCGGTGGGATCACTACGTTCTCGGCGACGACATCGTCGCTGTGGAGACGGAGCACTGGAACGGCGGCGCGGGATTCGAGCCAATCGGCGCCTCCGACGTCACGTTCAGGGGCGCGTTCGACGGCGCCGGACACGAAATTTCGAACCTGACGATCGACAGGCCCGAGAAGGACGATGTCGGTCTCTTCGGCTCCCTCGAGGACGGCGAGGTGAGGAACCTCACGATCTCCGACGCGAGCGTCGCGGGTGGCGACGACGTCGGGCTGATTGGCTCTGTCGACGGCGGGAACGTGACGGGCCTGACGGTCGACGGTGCGACAGTCTCGGGCGACTATCGAGTCGGGCTGGTCGGCTCCGTCGACGGCGGGAACGTGACGGATCTAGCGATCAGTGACGTGGCCGTCGACGGCACCGCCGATCTCGGACTCGTCGCGACCGTGACCGGCGGGACGGTCGCGGACGTCGAGGCTGACAGCGTCTCGGTCAGCGGCGACGGCTCGACGGTCGGCGGGGCGGTCGGCGTGCTGGACGACCGCTCGACGCTTCGAAACGCGACACTGACGAGCTCTGTCACGGCCCAGGGCTACTCGAGCACCGTAGGCGGCGTCGTCGCCGGCGCGTACGACAACTCGTCGATCGAGGGCGTCGACGCGGACGTCGATGTCACCGTCGCCGGCGACGGATACGACGTCGGCGGCATCGTGGGCTATCTGGGGACGTCCGAGCTGGCCGATTCCACCGTCGAGGGGTCGGTCGATAGCTGGACCGGCTGGTGGGCCGGTGGTGCGGCCGGCCGCGTGGCCGCGAACGCCTCGGTCTCCGACACGCACGCGGACGTCGACGTCTCTGGCGGCGATCGAGTCGGCGGCAGCGTCGGTCAACTCGTCGATTCGACGCTCGAGACGTCGAGCGTCGCCGGCGACGTGACCGGCGATCGGTGGGTCGGCGGCATGGCCGGCGCCCAGTACGGCGGCTCGCTCGCGGACTCGTACGCGGTCGCGGGCGTGGTCGGCGACGAGTACGTCGGCGGGCTGACCGGACTGCTCGAGGAGAGCGATCCGGACCGTCCCGCACCGACCCTCGAGACCTCCTACGCGGCCGGCCTCGTCGACGGCGGGGACGCGGAGACGACGGGCGGACTGATCGGCAACGCCCAGGCCGGGACGGCGACGGACGCCTACTGGGACGTCGAGGCGACGACCCAGGCGGCGGCCATCGGTGCGAACGAGGCGACGACGAGCGGCCTGGTGGGACTCGAGACCGACGAGATGCGCGGTGAGGACGCCGACGAGGCGATGTCCGCACTGGATTTCGAGGAGCGCTGGGAAACTACCGAGAGCTACCCGACGCTCCGGAGCCACGGCGGCGTGCCGTCACCCGTCCCGTCGCTCTCGGGGACCGTCACCGACGCCGACACCGGCGATCCGGTCGCGGGTGCGACGATCGCCGTCATCGACACCGAGACCGACGCGACGGTCGCCCAGGCCGAGACCGACGCGGTCGGCAGCTACGAAGTCCACGGCCTGGATTCGGGCAGCTACGTCGTCGTCGTCAGCGCCGACGAGTACGAAACCCGCGGTGTCGATTCCGTCGAGGTCGAAGCCGGCGAGGAAACGACCGAAGGCGTCGAGCTCGATCCGGTCCTGTTCTTCGTGGAGATCCAGTCGACGAACGAGCTGGTGGTCGAAGGCGAGACGGTCGACGTCGCGGTCAGCGTCGAGTACGTGGGCGATGGGCCGGCCAACGAGACGGTCGAACTCAGGGGCCCCAACGACGAACTGCTCGCCAGCGAGACGGTCGCGTTCGACGACGACGGCCTCCAGACGGTCGCCTTCGAGTGGGAGACCGACGGCGACGACGTCGGCACCCACGTCCTCCGGGTCGAAGCGAGTGCAGACGCGGACGACGTCGACGTGACGGTCGAGGCGTTCACTCAGGCGACGTTCGAACTCACGCTGGACTCGACGAACTCCCCGGTGACCGCGAACGAGACCGTCGAGGTGGAGACGACGGTCGAGAACGTCGGTGACGAATCCGGAACCGAGACGGTCGAACTCCGCGACGCCGACGACGAGATGCTCGCCAGCGAGACGGTCGACCTCGACGCCGGCGAGAGCGAGCCGGTCACCCTCGAGTGGGAGACCGGTCCCGATGACGTCGGCCAGTACTACTTCACGGCCGTTACCGCCGACGATGCGGAGACCGTACCCGTCGCAGTCGAAGCGGACGACCTCGGCATCGTGTTCTGGCCCACCAAACCCGAACCGCACGAGACCGTCACCTTCTACGCGTCGGACGCGGCGAACCCGACGTGGGAGTTCGGCGACGGAACTACGGCTCAGGGATCGTTCGTCTTCCACGAGTACGAGTGGCCCTGGGGAACGCGGTCGGTGACCGTGACCGACGTCGACGGCACCGAAGAACAGTTCGACGTCCCTGTCCGGCCACCGACGCTCGAGTGGGATCCACAGCCGATGGCCTCGACCTCGATCGATCGGGAGTACGGCGGCGTCCCGCTCTCCGGCGTCGAGTGGGAAGAGACGTTCACGGCCAGGCTGCTCAGCATGGACACCGTCGGCGCTGAGGCGGTGGACGTCGAGGAGTTCGTCTTCGAACTCGGCGACGAGACGCAGACGAAACTCCCCCAATCCGACGGACTCGCACAGGAGGCGTCGGCGACGTTCGACCTCGGCGACCTCGACGGTGACGAGGTGCTGACGGTGACCGCGGTCACCGCCGACGGCGGTGAGTGGGAGATGACCGAGCTGGTGTCGGTACTCGAGACGCCCGAGTGGCTCGAGGACCCGCTCGAGGACGCCGAGATCGATCGGGCGGAGGGTACGATCACGACGATGGTGGCACCGAAAACGGTGCTCGACGAGACGACGACCGTCGAGGGGCTCCCGACCTCCGATACCACGTTTATATTGTTCAGCGAACCTATCGCGACGTTCACCTACGACGCGGACGCCGTCGCAGGAACTGCCACCTTCGACGGCGAAGCCGGTGCGTCCCTCAGTCCGTTCATCGACACGGGCTCGAAGGCTGACGTGGTGTCCGAGGTCACGTTCGACTCGGATCTGGCAGTCGAGTCGTCCTCCCTGAGTGTAGACGGGGAGATGTACAACGTCCCCGGTCCGGGCGTCGGGTTCTCGGTACCCTGGGTCGGTGAAGTCGGCGTCGGGAGCACGCTCGACTCCAGGCACCTGCTCGAGGCTGACTTCGGCGACGAGCTGTTCGACGAAGCGGGCGAGCCCGACGTCGAAGAGGGCTCGATGGGCGCCGGGTTCACGCTCTCGATCGACGCGATACTCGACATCCTTGGCTGTGGCGTACACACGGGCGGCTCGGGCTCGATAGACGGGAAGGGAGACTTCGGCGAACAGGTCGACGGGACGAACTTCCGTGGAGAAGGAACGCTCTCGGCCGAACTCGGCGTCTTCTGTGGTCCCCTCGAGTGGAGCGACGGCCCCACGTTCGGTCCGGCCACGTGGGGCGGCGGCCTCGACGACGGCCTCACGCTCGCGATGGGCGCGGAGGCGGTCGAGGATCCCGAGTGGGCGTTCGCCTCGAAGTACGGCGAGCGACCGTTCGCCGACGAGGACGATACCGTCTCGACCGCCGCGGGTGCTGGAGCGATCGGCACCGCCGACGGCGTCGAGCGGCTGACGGATCGGGATCTGGCAGACACCCAGCCGACGATCGCCGTCGACGGCAACGACCTCGTGACCGTCTGGAGCGCCCAGGACGGCGACAAGAACGTCTCCGACGGCCGCGACCTGCACTACCAGCGCTACGACGGGAGCGAGGAGCAATGGTCCGACGTCGCGTCGCTCACCGACGACCTGACGAGCGACGAGCGGCCGTCGCTCGCGGCAACCGACGAGGGCGTCCTCGCCGTCTGGTCGACGTGGAACGAGTCCGTCGACGAGGGGGAGATCCAGAGCCCAGGTGACCTGTTCCCCCGCCACGAGATCGCGTTCGCGATCGACGACGGTGACGGCTGGAGCGAGCCAGCGATCCTCACCGACACCGACGGGATGCAGACCGCGCCGTCGGTCGTCGGGATCGAGGACCGGTGGCTGCTCGCCTGGGAGGCCGTCGGCCTGGTGGATGAGAACGTCTCCGGCGTCGACGTACGGTACGTGACCGTCGACGCGAGCGGCGAGGCCGGTGACGTGGAGTCGATCGAGGACGCGACGCTGCCAGCGCTGGGCGTCGCGCCCGGGGGCGACGGTGACGCGGTCACGCTGGCCTACGCCACCGTCGACGAGGGTCCGACCGCGGATCCGTTCGCCGGCGAGAGCCGGACCGGAGCGGTCGTCACCGAGCGAGTAGCCGCCGACGGCGGCCGCGAGGAACTGCACCGCCACGACGCGGGCAACGCCACCTCGATCGCCACCGACGCCGGGCGGACGGTCTGGGTCGACGGCGCTCTCGACCCGACCCTCCACGAGAGCGAGGCTTCCGGCACCACCGGAGACCTCGACCTGCGCTCGGACGTCCACGACGTCTCGGAACTCTCACTCGCGACGGCGGGCGACGACACCGTCCTCTCCTACCGCGCGATGACCGACGGCGAGAGTGCCCACGACCTCGTCTACCGGCTGGACCGGGGCGACGGCTGGATCCACGACCGCGAACACGTCGCCGTGGGCGAGGCCAATCACACGGCGTGGCTCGCCGACGTGACGCCGGCCGCCGATGGCGAGGGCTTCTACGCCGCCTATGCCGTCCAGAAGCTCGACATGGACGCCGTGAACGACGTCTTCGTGGCCGAGCACGAGTTCCGCCCGGCGTTCGACCTCACAGCGACTGCGACCGAGGCCCCCGCCGGCGAGGCGTCGACGGTCGCCTACGACCTTCGAAACGTCGGCGACGTCGCGACCACCGAGGGCGTGACAGTCGCAATCTCGAACGCGACGGGGGTCGTCGCCGAGGTCGATCACGACTCCCTCGAAGCGGGCGAGACCGTCTCCGGCGAGGTCGTGTTGTCCGTCGATGCGAGTGGGACATTCGACTTGCACGTTGACCACGGGGAGACGGTCCACGACGGGGTCGAGGAGGTGAGCGTCGTCGCCGCCACGCCCTCGCTCTCGATCGAGTCGATCGTTGGCGAACGTATCGACGCTGCGACGGTGACGATCTCGGCCGTGGTGCAAAACGACGGCGGCGCAGCGGCGGTCGACGTCCCGGTCTCCTTCGATACTGGAACCGAAACGATCGCCGAGACGACCGTCGAGCGGATCGAGCCACTGGAGAACGCGACGGCGTCGGTGACGGTCGACACGGCGGCGCTGAACCGGACGGTTGCAGATTCGGTGCGTCTCGATCCCCACGGATCCCTCGGAGCCGCCACGATCGAGCAGTCCGAGCGCTCGGCGTGGTTCCTTCGGCCGGATCTCGCGGTCGGCGCCGTCGAGTACGCTGCGGACGGCGACAGCCTCACTGCGAACGTTTCCGTCGCCAACCGCGGGGACCTGGCGGCCGAGGCAACCGTGCGGATCGTCGACGACGCTGGGGCGGTGGTCGGCGAAGCACCCGCGTCGATCGCGCACGCCACCGAGGAGAGCCCCACGTTCGCGGTCGTCCCGGTCGAGCTCGACGAAATCGAGCTGGGAACACCCGTCACCATCGTCGCCGAGGGCGACGTCCCCGACGCTGATGCGTCGAGCAACGGTCTCAGCGACGAGATTGGGCCGGTGTACGACGCCGATCGCCCCACGTTCGACGTCACCATTACGAACGTCCGCGAACCCGACGCGTCCGGCGACGATCTCGCCGTGGATGTCGCGGTCGAGAACCGGGGCCAGACGGCCGATAGTCAATCGGTCACCCTCTTCGTCGACGACGAACCCGTCGACGAGAGCGACGTCGATCTCGAACCCGGATTCGTGACGACCGAGAATCTCGCGATGGGGATGGACGAGGGCGACCGACTCGGGATGAAACTGTACGTCGAGAGTCAAACGAACCACGACGCGAGAACGATCAATGTCGGGTCGCTCTCCGATGACTCCGGTGGGATACCGTCGCTTCCGCCCGCCCCATCGCCGGACCCGGCCCAGTTCGAGATCACGGAGATCGACGCACCTACCGAGGTCGAGACGGGCGACGTAGTTACGGTGACGGCGACCGTTCAAAACACCGGCGAGGAGTCGGGAACGACGACGGTCGCGCTGGATCTCGACGGACAGCCGATCGACGAGCGCGTGCTCGAACTGGAGGGAACCGACCGGGTGACACTGCAGTTCGAGATTCCGAAAGCCGAACTCACAGTCGGCGAGTACGACGTCCGCGTCGACGTCGGTGACGACGCCGTGACGACGACGGTGACCGTCACCGACCCCGACGACGCAGCCGATCGCTCGCCAGCTACCGACCGATCGCCCACAACCGACGGGACCGACACCGACCCGACCGATGACGAAGCGCCGGGGAACGGCGAGTCAGACGAATCAGGAGACGACGCGATCCCTGGCTTCGGCATCCTGGTGGCCCTCGGTGTCCTCGTCGCGGTCGCGTCTGTGTCGCTTCGACGACCCCGAACCTGA
- a CDS encoding ester cyclase, whose protein sequence is MTAATGPKSTANPAHLMLREVWSTGDIELIDELVADRHVHYDPLFDEPIAGASALKEWVGTVRTGSPTLTKSVRETYVDGNAVILTYTSTGTHDGEIMGIAPTGRSFELEGASVFRVDDGRLVETVDVWDTFGLFSQIGAFPEVV, encoded by the coding sequence ATGACAGCCGCAACCGGACCGAAATCGACGGCAAACCCGGCCCACCTGATGCTCCGCGAGGTGTGGAGCACCGGGGATATCGAACTGATCGACGAACTCGTCGCGGACCGACACGTCCACTACGACCCCTTGTTCGACGAGCCGATCGCCGGGGCGAGCGCGCTGAAAGAGTGGGTCGGGACGGTTCGGACCGGATCGCCCACCCTGACCAAGAGCGTCCGCGAAACGTACGTCGACGGGAACGCGGTGATCCTCACCTACACCTCGACCGGCACCCACGACGGCGAGATCATGGGGATCGCGCCGACCGGTCGCTCGTTCGAACTGGAGGGCGCGTCCGTATTCCGCGTGGACGACGGTCGGCTGGTGGAGACCGTCGACGTCTGGGATACGTTCGGGCTCTTCTCGCAGATCGGCGCGTTCCCGGAGGTCGTCTGA
- a CDS encoding winged helix-turn-helix domain-containing protein, translating to MSRGDAADAATLAPDDAFAVLANETRFEIVRALWELYEPDDPANVVKFADLYDGDTAVTFSELYDRVGYGDTGNFNYHIEQLTDHFVRRTDSGYELTEAGFEIARAVIAGTVSERPSIDTAEIDATCPRCDAPVVVSYENHHVKVSCSQCLGIWQNAAGDEGVLFTFAFPPAGLSHRTPDEAFHATLAYNFNRIRSFIHGVCPDCSSVVEGSLDICEPHEPGGRGGCPDCHRRHRIEVSTVCNRCKSVARGPLTIAIFAHPTLISFLHDHGAVHHFASWETFHLAQTVSEDVVDTDPVRIRLTVPCDDDRLQLTLDESLEVVDAITKLSVDG from the coding sequence ATGTCTCGTGGGGACGCGGCCGATGCGGCGACGCTGGCACCGGACGACGCCTTCGCCGTCCTGGCCAACGAAACGCGATTCGAGATCGTTCGGGCGCTGTGGGAACTGTACGAGCCGGACGACCCGGCCAACGTGGTCAAATTCGCGGACCTGTACGACGGGGACACCGCGGTCACGTTCTCGGAGCTGTACGACCGGGTCGGCTACGGCGACACCGGGAACTTCAACTACCACATCGAACAGCTCACCGACCACTTCGTCCGCCGGACGGATTCCGGGTACGAACTCACCGAGGCCGGCTTCGAGATCGCTCGGGCGGTCATCGCGGGCACGGTCAGCGAACGGCCGAGTATCGACACCGCGGAGATCGACGCTACGTGCCCTCGGTGTGACGCTCCGGTCGTCGTCTCCTACGAGAACCACCACGTGAAGGTCTCGTGCAGCCAATGTCTGGGCATCTGGCAAAACGCGGCGGGCGACGAGGGCGTCCTGTTCACGTTCGCATTCCCGCCGGCGGGGCTGTCACACAGGACGCCGGACGAAGCGTTTCACGCGACGCTCGCGTACAACTTCAACCGGATACGATCGTTCATCCACGGCGTCTGTCCCGACTGCTCGAGCGTGGTCGAGGGCTCGCTCGATATCTGCGAGCCGCACGAACCCGGCGGACGGGGCGGCTGTCCGGACTGCCATCGACGCCACCGGATCGAGGTCTCGACGGTGTGCAACCGGTGTAAATCGGTGGCGCGCGGACCGCTCACGATCGCTATCTTCGCCCATCCGACGCTGATCTCGTTCCTGCACGACCACGGTGCCGTCCACCACTTCGCCTCGTGGGAGACGTTCCACCTGGCCCAGACCGTCTCCGAAGACGTCGTCGATACCGACCCGGTTCGTATCCGACTGACCGTTCCATGTGACGACGATCGGTTACAACTGACGCTCGACGAATCGCTCGAAGTCGTCGATGCCATCACGAAATTATCAGTGGACGGATAG